A single window of Actinoallomurus bryophytorum DNA harbors:
- a CDS encoding phosphotransferase, translating to MGGARVAAEWEPEHTVSAAEAAVLIGAGFPRLRGAPVDELATGWDNTVFLVGGDWIFRFPRRSVALPGVRREIELLPRLAPRLPLPVPVPELVGDPSPSYPWPFWGARHIPGRELAESGRPDDDRAAAAADLGAFLRALHELRPPAGTDLPRDPIGRGEPSVHAPKARERLARLVRDGRWEPDPAVERLLEAGDRIKPYTGPVSICHGDLHIRHLLVNDDGRATGVIDWGDLCMADRSVDLSLAYGGFTGPARTALLSAYGPVGAEREIRARVLAVFLCAALAEYAAGTGRSRLLHEALTGITRATTD from the coding sequence GTGGGCGGAGCGAGGGTGGCGGCCGAATGGGAGCCCGAGCACACCGTCTCCGCGGCCGAGGCGGCCGTGCTCATCGGGGCGGGGTTCCCCCGGCTGCGCGGCGCGCCGGTCGACGAACTGGCCACCGGCTGGGACAACACCGTCTTCCTCGTGGGCGGAGACTGGATCTTCCGGTTTCCGCGACGTTCGGTCGCGTTGCCCGGCGTCCGGCGCGAGATCGAACTCCTTCCGCGGCTGGCTCCCCGGCTGCCTCTACCCGTGCCCGTACCCGAGCTGGTCGGGGACCCGTCGCCCTCGTACCCCTGGCCGTTCTGGGGCGCCCGGCACATTCCCGGCCGCGAGCTCGCCGAGTCCGGTCGCCCCGACGATGACAGGGCGGCCGCCGCGGCCGATCTCGGGGCGTTCCTGCGGGCGCTGCACGAGCTCCGCCCGCCGGCCGGAACCGACCTGCCACGCGACCCGATCGGCCGTGGCGAACCCTCCGTACACGCGCCGAAGGCACGCGAGCGACTCGCCCGCCTCGTACGTGATGGCCGGTGGGAACCCGATCCGGCGGTCGAGCGGCTCCTCGAAGCAGGTGATCGCATCAAGCCGTACACGGGTCCCGTCTCGATCTGCCACGGGGACCTGCACATCCGCCATCTCCTCGTGAACGATGACGGACGCGCGACGGGCGTCATCGACTGGGGCGACCTGTGCATGGCCGACCGTTCGGTCGACCTGTCCCTGGCCTACGGAGGCTTCACCGGGCCGGCACGTACGGCGCTGCTGTCCGCGTACGGCCCGGTCGGCGCCGAGCGGGAGATCAGGGCTCGGGTCCTGGCGGTGTTCCTGTGCGCGGCACTCGCCGAGTACGCCGCCGGCACCGGACGATCACGCCTCCTGCACGAGGCCCTGACAGGCATCACCCGCGCGACCACCGACTAG
- a CDS encoding TetR/AcrR family transcriptional regulator, producing MNASRTARERVRAELIEEITEIARRHLARDGAAGLSLRAVAREMGMASSAIYRYYPSRDDLLTALIIDGYNAVGDAVEKAEAACPREDHLGRWLAVCHAVRDRALAHPHEYALLHGSPVPGYSAPQDTIGPAMRDAVVFGRIIADAHRAGLLDPPGGYPPAPESFGADAEGIRQAVLPGLPDDIVARAVTAWPGLYGAVSFELFGQYNNVITDLRATFDYAMRGLGRHIGLPER from the coding sequence ATGAACGCGAGTCGCACGGCGAGAGAGCGGGTGCGGGCCGAGCTCATCGAGGAGATCACCGAGATCGCCCGGCGCCATCTGGCACGCGACGGTGCGGCCGGTCTGTCGCTCCGGGCCGTCGCCCGCGAGATGGGCATGGCCTCCTCGGCGATCTACCGCTACTACCCGAGCCGCGACGACCTGCTCACCGCCTTGATCATCGACGGCTACAACGCTGTGGGAGACGCGGTCGAGAAGGCCGAGGCGGCCTGCCCGCGCGAGGACCACCTCGGCCGTTGGCTGGCGGTCTGCCACGCCGTACGCGACCGCGCGCTGGCGCACCCGCACGAGTACGCGCTGCTCCACGGCTCGCCGGTGCCCGGCTACAGCGCCCCGCAGGACACCATCGGACCCGCGATGCGGGACGCCGTGGTCTTCGGCCGGATCATCGCCGACGCCCATCGCGCGGGCCTGCTCGACCCGCCGGGCGGCTACCCGCCGGCACCGGAGTCGTTCGGCGCGGACGCGGAAGGGATACGGCAGGCGGTGCTGCCCGGCCTTCCCGACGACATCGTCGCGCGGGCGGTGACCGCCTGGCCGGGGCTGTACGGCGCGGTGAGCTTCGAACTCTTCGGGCAGTACAACAACGTGATCACGGACCTGCGCGCCACGTTCGACTACGCGATGCGTGGCCTGGGCCGTCACATCGGTCTACCGGAGCGCTGA
- a CDS encoding S53 family peptidase: MALPLVAAAFAATGTAQANDRQTVAGTKPTWARSSADRGKTDSNQRVDARVWLSGRDPKGLDAYAQAVSTPGNQQYGKFLTPQQFNQRFGASQQQVTAVTSWIRGAGLYVDLAGSNSHYLHVTGHVDKATGAFGTEFRNYSAQGTVARAPENNATVPDGVASAVLTVTGLDTGKHLRTHGDTLPPPEPNYNVAEPCGTYWGEKVANDKPTAYGKHQPRATCGYLPDKLRGAYGGTASGLTGKGATVAVVDAYAAPKMEQVENQFAAKHGAPGFAKGQYREVLPPTFDLVDECGAAGWYGEEALDVTAVHDIAPKANVVYVGAQNCADGLDTALTNIVDNHLADIVTNSWGDLAEHYTQAGIDAEESIFQQGAIEGIGFYFSTGDCGYEVPGTPCQARYGDAQSTRRQADLPASDPWVTAVGGTTLAVGKSNNYKFEAHWNVQYDNLAANGKSWSSPPPGTYPSTYSAGGGGGVSDIFAQPGYQRGVVPKSLSTKLPDGTTAKQPMRTIPDISAVGDSGTGIRYPEWNQRSDGSFGYTESRVGGTSLSAPIIAGVQALAQQAQGRQPIGFANPSIYLREGKHLYNDVTDQPQGRDPVAYVRTNYTDPYAGTGPLLYILVTSGNKGISKADALSATPGYDIGTGVGSPTASYLRSFR, translated from the coding sequence GTGGCACTGCCGCTTGTCGCGGCAGCGTTCGCAGCCACGGGGACGGCGCAGGCGAACGACCGGCAGACGGTGGCGGGGACCAAGCCCACCTGGGCGCGCTCCTCTGCCGACCGCGGCAAGACCGATAGCAATCAGCGAGTCGACGCGAGGGTCTGGCTCTCCGGCCGCGACCCCAAGGGGCTCGACGCGTACGCGCAGGCCGTGTCCACCCCGGGCAACCAGCAGTACGGCAAGTTCCTCACCCCTCAGCAGTTCAACCAGCGCTTCGGGGCCAGCCAGCAGCAGGTCACCGCGGTCACCTCGTGGATCCGCGGCGCGGGCCTGTACGTCGACCTCGCCGGCTCCAACAGCCACTACCTCCACGTGACCGGTCACGTGGACAAGGCGACCGGGGCCTTCGGCACCGAGTTCCGCAACTACTCGGCGCAGGGCACGGTCGCCCGCGCGCCCGAGAACAACGCCACCGTCCCGGATGGCGTCGCGAGCGCCGTCCTCACGGTGACCGGCCTGGACACGGGCAAGCACCTGCGGACCCACGGCGACACGCTTCCTCCGCCGGAGCCGAACTACAACGTCGCGGAGCCGTGCGGCACGTACTGGGGCGAGAAGGTCGCGAACGACAAGCCGACCGCGTACGGAAAGCACCAGCCGCGCGCGACCTGCGGCTACCTGCCCGACAAGCTGCGCGGCGCGTACGGCGGGACCGCGAGCGGCCTGACCGGTAAGGGCGCGACCGTCGCCGTCGTCGACGCGTACGCCGCGCCGAAGATGGAGCAGGTCGAGAACCAGTTCGCCGCCAAGCACGGCGCCCCCGGGTTCGCCAAGGGTCAGTACCGCGAGGTCCTGCCGCCGACCTTCGACCTGGTCGACGAGTGCGGCGCGGCCGGATGGTACGGCGAAGAGGCGCTCGACGTCACCGCGGTGCACGACATCGCACCGAAGGCCAACGTCGTGTACGTGGGCGCGCAGAACTGCGCCGACGGCCTCGACACCGCCCTCACGAACATCGTCGACAACCACCTGGCCGACATCGTCACCAACTCGTGGGGTGACCTGGCCGAGCACTACACCCAGGCGGGGATCGACGCCGAAGAGTCCATCTTCCAGCAGGGCGCGATCGAGGGCATCGGCTTCTACTTCTCCACCGGTGACTGCGGTTACGAGGTGCCGGGCACCCCGTGCCAGGCTCGCTACGGCGACGCGCAGTCGACGCGCCGTCAGGCCGACCTGCCGGCCTCCGACCCGTGGGTGACCGCGGTCGGCGGTACGACCCTCGCGGTGGGCAAGTCGAACAACTACAAGTTCGAGGCGCACTGGAACGTCCAGTACGACAACCTCGCGGCGAACGGCAAGAGCTGGAGCTCGCCGCCTCCCGGCACCTACCCGAGCACCTACTCGGCCGGTGGCGGCGGCGGTGTGAGCGACATCTTCGCCCAGCCGGGCTACCAGCGCGGTGTCGTGCCCAAGTCGCTGAGCACGAAGCTGCCGGACGGTACGACCGCCAAGCAGCCGATGCGTACCATCCCGGACATCTCCGCGGTGGGTGACTCGGGCACCGGCATCCGGTACCCCGAGTGGAACCAGCGGTCGGACGGCTCCTTCGGTTACACCGAGAGCCGTGTCGGTGGCACCAGCCTCTCGGCGCCGATCATCGCGGGTGTACAGGCACTCGCCCAGCAGGCACAGGGACGGCAGCCGATCGGCTTCGCCAACCCGTCGATCTACCTGCGTGAGGGCAAGCACCTCTACAACGACGTGACCGACCAGCCGCAGGGCCGTGACCCGGTCGCGTACGTCCGCACCAACTACACCGACCCGTACGCCGGGACGGGGCCGCTGCTCTACATCCTGGTCACTTCGGGGAACAAGGGCATCTCGAAGGCGGACGCGCTGTCCGCCACTCCGGGGTACGACATCGGCACCGGTGTCGGCAGCCCGACCGCCTCCTACCTGCGGTCGTTCCGGTAG
- a CDS encoding FAD-dependent monooxygenase: MRPVTDVLIVGGGPTGLMLAGDLAATGVSCAVIERRDRDSNLTRAFGVHARTLELLDSRGLADDLVATGRPSSRMGWFGLDFFHLPTRFPYVLITPQYETERLLGDRARALGAEIVTGTEALALRQDPDGVDLTVREPGGQVRTLRTRYLVGTDGAHSMVRRELGLPFPGQSVVRSVMLCDLRLLDPPADSVTAKATGDGFVFIVPFGDGWHRVIGWNRRNQLPDGAPVDFEELRDLTRRVLGTDLGMHDPRWISRFHSDERQVPRYRDRRVFLAGDAAHVHSPAGGMGMNTGLQDAANLAWKLTAAVRGWAPEGLLDTYHAERYPVGRRVLRTSGAILRAVMIRARPLRAFRDKVLEAATRIDPISRHLAGAVSGIDMAYPAPPGAHPLVGRRAPDIPLAGGTPRTLYRALRPGRFLLVMPPDAAKPALPVTGWSDRVDLVTAGGMTRNVVLVRPDGYIAWAAVDADRADRAATIRTALNEWCGPAAGRVAH, translated from the coding sequence GTGCGTCCCGTCACTGATGTGCTCATCGTGGGCGGCGGCCCGACCGGGCTGATGCTCGCCGGTGACCTGGCCGCCACGGGCGTCTCCTGCGCCGTCATCGAACGCCGCGACCGGGACTCCAACCTCACCCGGGCCTTCGGCGTGCACGCTCGCACGCTGGAACTGCTCGACTCCAGGGGACTGGCCGACGATCTCGTCGCCACCGGCCGGCCGTCCTCGCGAATGGGCTGGTTCGGCCTTGACTTCTTCCACCTGCCGACCCGTTTCCCGTACGTGCTGATCACACCGCAGTACGAGACCGAACGCCTGCTGGGCGACCGGGCGCGCGCCCTCGGCGCCGAGATCGTGACCGGTACCGAGGCCCTCGCGCTGAGGCAGGACCCGGACGGCGTCGACCTGACCGTCCGCGAGCCCGGCGGGCAGGTGCGTACCCTGCGGACGCGTTACCTCGTGGGGACGGATGGCGCGCACAGCATGGTGCGGCGCGAGCTCGGCCTGCCCTTCCCCGGCCAGTCGGTCGTACGGTCCGTGATGCTCTGCGACCTGCGGCTCCTCGACCCGCCGGCGGACTCCGTAACGGCCAAGGCCACCGGCGACGGCTTCGTGTTCATCGTGCCGTTCGGCGACGGCTGGCACCGCGTGATCGGCTGGAACCGCCGCAACCAGCTCCCCGATGGCGCACCGGTCGACTTCGAGGAGCTCCGCGACCTGACCCGGCGTGTCCTGGGCACGGACCTCGGCATGCACGACCCGCGCTGGATCTCGCGGTTCCACAGCGACGAGCGCCAGGTGCCGCGCTACCGCGACCGCCGGGTGTTCCTCGCTGGCGATGCCGCACACGTGCACTCACCGGCCGGCGGCATGGGCATGAACACCGGGCTGCAGGACGCGGCCAACCTCGCCTGGAAGCTCACCGCCGCCGTACGTGGCTGGGCACCTGAGGGGCTGCTCGACACGTACCACGCGGAGCGATACCCGGTCGGACGGCGCGTGCTGCGCACCAGCGGCGCGATCCTGCGCGCGGTCATGATCCGGGCGCGCCCTCTGCGCGCCTTCCGCGACAAGGTCCTCGAGGCCGCGACAAGAATCGACCCGATCTCACGGCACCTGGCCGGCGCGGTCTCCGGTATCGACATGGCCTACCCCGCACCGCCCGGCGCGCATCCCCTCGTCGGCCGCCGGGCCCCGGACATCCCGCTGGCCGGCGGCACGCCGCGAACCCTGTACCGCGCCCTGCGCCCGGGCCGTTTCCTGCTGGTGATGCCCCCGGACGCCGCGAAGCCCGCCCTGCCGGTCACCGGCTGGTCCGACCGCGTGGACCTGGTGACGGCGGGCGGGATGACCCGCAACGTGGTACTGGTACGGCCGGACGGATACATCGCGTGGGCCGCGGTGGACGCCGACCGAGCGGACCGCGCGGCCACGATCCGCACGGCGTTGAACGAATGGTGCGGCCCGGCCGCCGGCCGCGTCGCCCACTGA